In Bradyrhizobium sp. WD16, the genomic stretch CGCCGAACACCGATCCGTTCTCCGGCCAGCCCGAATCCAAGGCGACGCCGGCGAGCGTCAAGGCGGCAGCCTTTGCCCAGCGCGGCTTCGTGGTGGCGCGCGCGCCGCTGGCACTGCCCGGCGAGGTGTGGTGGGCCCGCGTCGCCCTCGACGGCGGCTTCGGCTATCTGCTCGCGGACGATCGCCCGGTTGAGACCTGGCGTGCCTGGTTTCGCAGCGCCGTGGCGGACGCCGACATTGCCGAATATCTCGATGCCGCGGCCGGTGTCTATCGTGCGGCGGCGTTTTGCGGCGACGCGCTGCAGCTGTGCCTGTTCACCGGGCCGGCGACGGCAGCGGTCGGCTGGGATGCCGTCTGCGGGTTGCTTGCCGCCGGGCCGATTGGCGCCGATGCGCGCCGGGATGTTCTGTCCGGGCGGCGGCGCGATGGTGCTGACAACGGCGGTGCGATCGTCTGTGCCTGCTTCGCCGTCGGCCGCAACACCATCTGCGCCAGTATCAGGGCAGGGGCCCGCAGCGCCGCTGCGCTCGGCGCGCAGCTGCGCGCCGGCACCAATTGCGGCTCCTGCGTGCCGGAATTGAATCGGCTGATCGCGGCGACCGAGGCCGAGAGCGTGGCGCACCCGGGGTGAACTCCCGACGTCGAGGTGACCGTCGCAGCCGGCCGTCTTCCTCACGCCCCTGCGAAAGGAGCCACCGCAATCCCCGCACTGGCGAGGGCGGCGCGGATGGTTTTGGCGATGTCGACCGCCCCCGGCGTGTCGCCATGGATGCAGACGGTGTCGATCGGCACCTTGATGATCTTGCCGGAGGCGGCGGTGATGGCGCGATCCTGCACCATGCGCACCACCCGGGCAGCGATGGCGTCGGCATCATGCAGCACCGCGCCCGGCTTCTTGCGCGACATCAGCGAGGCGTCGTCCTCATAGGCGCGGTCGGCGAAGACCTCGCTGACCATGGTCAGCCCGGCGGCTTCACCGGCGCGGGCCAGCGCCGAATTCGGCAGCACGACGAAGACGAGGCTGCGGTCGACCGCCTTGATCGCCGCGGCAATCGCCCGCGCCGTCATGTCGTCGGCGCAGCCGACATTGGACAGGGCGCCGTGGGCCTTCACATGGGTGACGCGGTGACCGGCCAGCGCCGCGACCGCCTGCAGCGCGCCGATCTGATAGGCGACGAGGTTTTCGATTTCCGCGGCGCTCAGCCCCGGGATCGGGCGGCGGCCGAAGCCGTGGAGGTCGCGATAGCCGGGATGGGCGCCGATGCTGACGCCGTTTGCCTTCGCCAGTTCGACGGTGCGGCGCATGATGTCGGGATCGCCGGCATGGAAGCCGCAGGCCACATTGGCGGAGGTGGCAAGCGTCAGCATGGCTTCGTCATTGCCCATCGGCCAGGCGCCGAACCCTTCGCCGAGATCGCAATTGAGGTCGATGGTCGTCATGGTTCATCCCTGTCGGTAAGCTCTTGATCCGCGTGATCCGCGGCGGCCTGCCAGGTCGCCGGCTCGACGGCGTTGACGGCATTGCCCGCGACATTGGCGCTCTGGAGGGCGGCAAGATCGAGGCCGCTCTCGGCGTTGCGGATGCGCGACGACAGCGATGCCAGCTGCGCGGCATGCCGCCGGGCCGCGGCCTGGGCCTCCGCGATGCCGACGGCGCGGAATCGCAGTGTGCCGCCGACGCGGATCTGGGCGAGGCGGCCGAGATCGGCGCTGATCACGGTCGCGATCTTCGGATAGCCGCCGGTGGTGCCGCGGTCGGGCATCAGCACGATGGGGTGGCCGGAGCCCG encodes the following:
- a CDS encoding LamB/YcsF family protein; this encodes MTTIDLNCDLGEGFGAWPMGNDEAMLTLATSANVACGFHAGDPDIMRRTVELAKANGVSIGAHPGYRDLHGFGRRPIPGLSAAEIENLVAYQIGALQAVAALAGHRVTHVKAHGALSNVGCADDMTARAIAAAIKAVDRSLVFVVLPNSALARAGEAAGLTMVSEVFADRAYEDDASLMSRKKPGAVLHDADAIAARVVRMVQDRAITAASGKIIKVPIDTVCIHGDTPGAVDIAKTIRAALASAGIAVAPFAGA